In Hyphomicrobiales bacterium, a single window of DNA contains:
- a CDS encoding ABC transporter permease has product MTLRNLLSRIATDRSLLLVGLIAALVLVMTATRPDTFPTTGNAAVVLLDTAQTGILACGMMVLMISGVFDLSIGGILAFSGIMAALCSKVLGWPPVPAFLAGCVWGTFLGAINGFLVTRFRINALIATLATLSIYRGGLQLISGSGVTNIGNGYTMFGQTQILGIYSPFWFMAVIVAVFWFLVSRTRYFRQAYYIGGNARAAKLSGINVERTVFVFFLIMGFLSGLGGALLASRLNTAVVLAGQGVELKVITAVVLGGASLSGGMGTIHGAFLGVLLMALLQNAMIIAGINPFWQLIVVGLVLLASVGLDQFARTTSRA; this is encoded by the coding sequence ATGACCCTCCGGAACCTGCTTTCGCGCATTGCAACGGACAGGTCGCTGCTGCTTGTCGGACTCATTGCCGCCCTCGTTCTGGTGATGACGGCCACGCGGCCCGACACGTTCCCGACCACGGGCAACGCCGCGGTGGTGCTGCTTGACACGGCCCAGACCGGCATTCTCGCCTGCGGCATGATGGTGCTGATGATCTCGGGCGTCTTCGACCTGTCCATCGGCGGCATCCTGGCGTTTTCCGGCATCATGGCGGCGCTCTGTTCCAAGGTGCTGGGCTGGCCGCCGGTGCCCGCCTTTCTCGCCGGCTGCGTATGGGGCACGTTCCTTGGCGCCATCAACGGCTTCCTCGTCACGCGCTTCCGCATCAACGCGCTGATCGCGACACTGGCCACGCTTTCGATCTATCGCGGCGGATTGCAGCTGATCTCGGGATCGGGTGTCACCAACATCGGCAACGGCTACACGATGTTCGGGCAGACACAGATTCTCGGCATCTATTCGCCCTTCTGGTTCATGGCCGTGATCGTGGCCGTGTTCTGGTTCCTGGTCAGCCGAACACGCTATTTCCGCCAGGCCTACTACATCGGCGGCAATGCGCGCGCGGCGAAACTTTCGGGCATCAATGTCGAGCGCACGGTATTCGTCTTCTTCCTGATCATGGGCTTTCTCTCGGGCCTTGGGGGCGCGCTGCTGGCGTCGCGTCTCAACACCGCCGTCGTGCTCGCGGGGCAAGGCGTTGAACTGAAAGTCATCACGGCAGTCGTGCTGGGAGGCGCCAGCCTGTCCGGCGGCATGGGCACCATTCATGGTGCCTTTCTTGGCGTGCTGCTCATGGCGCTGTTGCAAAACGCCATGATCATCGCAGGCATCAATCCCTTCTGGCAGCTCATCGTCGTGGGCCTTGTGTTGCTGGCAAGCGTTGGACTCGATCAGTTTGCGCGGACCACGAGCCGCGCATGA
- a CDS encoding SDR family oxidoreductase has protein sequence MKTAIITGAGTGIGAAAAKRLSLNGWTVVLVGRRPDKLQETAAACKQGSTIVLADDLADPAAAARVVEKTLDATGRIDALINNAATIKVMPVTDYPLEQIDLHWAINIRAPFLLIQAAVPALRKSSGAIVNISSSSGTLVRKGQSLYGMTKAALEYLTRSLAGELAADRIRVNALALGPVDTPIHETWASNLQEAYEWLAGQVPLGRIGNADEVARWIDLLVSPDSAWVTGACIPIDGGQVLDIT, from the coding sequence TTGAAGACGGCAATCATCACGGGCGCGGGAACGGGGATCGGCGCTGCCGCCGCAAAGCGCCTCTCCCTGAACGGCTGGACGGTGGTGCTGGTCGGACGCCGCCCCGACAAGCTCCAGGAAACGGCAGCCGCCTGCAAGCAGGGAAGCACCATCGTCCTGGCCGATGACCTCGCCGATCCTGCCGCGGCGGCGCGCGTCGTGGAAAAGACACTCGATGCGACGGGCCGTATCGATGCGCTGATCAACAATGCCGCCACCATCAAGGTGATGCCGGTGACGGACTATCCCCTGGAGCAGATCGACCTGCATTGGGCCATCAACATCCGCGCACCATTTCTGCTCATTCAGGCGGCAGTCCCCGCCTTGCGCAAGAGCAGCGGTGCCATCGTCAACATCTCCTCGTCATCCGGCACGCTGGTGCGGAAAGGCCAATCGCTTTACGGCATGACGAAGGCCGCGCTGGAATATCTCACGCGCTCGCTTGCGGGCGAACTCGCCGCCGACAGGATCAGGGTCAACGCGCTGGCACTCGGCCCCGTCGACACGCCGATCCACGAGACCTGGGCCAGCAATCTGCAGGAAGCCTATGAATGGCTGGCAGGGCAGGTGCCGCTGGGCCGCATCGGAAACGCCGACGAGGTGGCGCGCTGGATCGACCTGCTGGTCTCACCCGATTCCGCCTGGGTGACGGGAGCCTGCATTCCCATTGATGGCGGACAAGTGCTGGACATCACATGA
- a CDS encoding DSD1 family PLP-dependent enzyme, producing MAVNMSRRAVRTPALILDIDILDQNIAAMTARAKSMGVAMRPHAKSHKCVEIARRLAEAGAVGACCATIGEAEALAAGGIRGLLITSPLVTPDQLTRLGNLLAAGADVSIVADHHLNLEGYAAQAKAAGRTLDILIDFDFGLGRTGCTSLQDAVALAQLSTAHKALRLRGVQAYWGHLQQVMPMPERQAQVAEQQGRLKALIAALQAAGHAPDIVSGAGTGTHEIDGTSGMFTEIQPGSFLFMDSCYSKSLATEKGVPFAPSLFLAASVVSANHPGRVIVNAGFKAFATDSGKPEPQRGAPAGATYRYMGDEHGAVDFEGAGPGLGDTIEFLTSHCDPTVNLHPAFHVVRGEQIIDIWPIKGKY from the coding sequence ATGGCAGTAAACATGAGCCGGAGGGCGGTCAGGACACCTGCGCTGATCCTCGACATCGATATCCTCGACCAGAACATCGCCGCGATGACTGCGCGGGCCAAGTCCATGGGTGTTGCCATGCGGCCCCATGCGAAGTCTCACAAGTGCGTGGAGATCGCGCGCAGGCTGGCGGAAGCTGGCGCGGTCGGTGCCTGTTGCGCCACCATCGGCGAGGCAGAGGCCCTGGCGGCAGGCGGCATTCGCGGCCTGCTGATCACATCGCCCCTCGTCACACCGGACCAGTTGACCCGTCTCGGCAACCTGTTGGCGGCGGGCGCTGATGTTTCGATCGTGGCGGATCATCACCTGAACCTTGAAGGCTACGCCGCCCAGGCAAAAGCCGCGGGGCGCACGCTCGACATCCTCATCGATTTCGATTTCGGCCTGGGGCGAACGGGGTGCACCAGCTTGCAGGATGCCGTTGCCCTGGCGCAGCTGAGCACCGCGCACAAGGCGCTCCGCCTGCGCGGCGTGCAGGCTTATTGGGGGCACCTGCAGCAGGTGATGCCCATGCCGGAACGGCAGGCACAGGTCGCCGAGCAGCAGGGCCGGCTCAAGGCCCTCATCGCCGCATTGCAGGCAGCCGGACACGCACCCGACATCGTCAGCGGCGCGGGCACGGGAACACACGAGATCGATGGCACGTCGGGGATGTTCACCGAGATCCAGCCAGGCAGCTTCCTGTTCATGGACAGTTGCTATTCCAAGAGCCTTGCGACGGAGAAAGGTGTTCCCTTCGCGCCATCACTCTTTCTGGCGGCATCGGTTGTCTCGGCGAACCATCCTGGCCGCGTCATCGTCAATGCGGGGTTCAAGGCCTTCGCCACCGACAGCGGAAAACCAGAACCGCAACGCGGCGCACCGGCGGGTGCCACCTATCGCTACATGGGCGACGAGCATGGTGCCGTTGACTTCGAAGGTGCAGGCCCCGGTCTTGGAGACACCATCGAATTCCTGACATCGCATTGCGATCCCACCGTCAACCTGCATCCGGCCTTCCATGTGGTGCGGGGCGAACAGATCATCGACATCTGGCCGATCAAGGGCAAATACTGA
- a CDS encoding cyclase family protein produces MTRTLSPPAPVSLAEFDKIFEQVKNWGRWGWDDERGTLNYLTPDKVVAAAKLVKSGRQVSMAIPIGKTATPDNPAPATHVFSLLHDIPISKSGLTFGMCYLGMGSHGDAYTHVDALNHVGYKGKLYNGKPVSTLTSRGSEWGAITAYSTGLVGRGVLLDAARHRGVEWLEPGEAVTRKELEEIEKAQGVRLGEGDILVFRTGHHARRLKLGAWSNEYPPAGEGKAGLHVDTVPWMHERKIAAFLPDGDGETVPSNVEDMPYPIHPLQLTAMGMLISDSLQLEELAEAVTQEGRFEFMVVGLPLRLPGATGTPWNPIAIF; encoded by the coding sequence ATGACACGCACGCTTTCTCCCCCGGCCCCAGTCTCACTTGCCGAGTTCGACAAGATCTTCGAACAGGTGAAGAACTGGGGCCGTTGGGGGTGGGATGATGAGCGGGGAACGCTCAACTATCTCACGCCGGACAAGGTGGTGGCGGCGGCGAAGCTCGTGAAAAGCGGGCGGCAGGTCTCCATGGCCATCCCCATCGGCAAGACCGCGACGCCGGACAACCCGGCGCCGGCCACGCACGTCTTCTCGCTCCTGCACGACATTCCCATTTCAAAGAGCGGGCTGACATTCGGCATGTGCTACCTCGGCATGGGCAGCCATGGTGATGCCTATACCCATGTCGATGCACTGAATCACGTGGGCTACAAGGGCAAGCTCTACAACGGCAAGCCCGTGTCGACGCTCACCTCGCGCGGTTCGGAGTGGGGCGCCATCACGGCCTATTCCACGGGCCTCGTGGGGCGCGGTGTCCTGCTCGACGCCGCCCGCCATCGCGGCGTCGAATGGCTGGAGCCCGGAGAAGCGGTGACGCGCAAGGAACTGGAAGAGATCGAGAAGGCGCAAGGCGTGCGGCTCGGAGAAGGCGACATTCTCGTCTTCCGCACGGGCCATCACGCGCGGCGCCTCAAATTGGGGGCGTGGAGCAACGAGTATCCGCCGGCGGGCGAAGGCAAGGCGGGCCTGCACGTGGATACGGTTCCCTGGATGCACGAACGCAAGATCGCCGCCTTCCTGCCGGACGGCGATGGCGAGACGGTGCCCAGCAATGTGGAAGACATGCCCTACCCCATCCATCCCCTGCAGTTGACGGCGATGGGCATGCTCATTTCCGACAGCCTGCAGTTGGAAGAACTCGCCGAGGCCGTGACGCAGGAAGGCCGCTTCGAATTCATGGTGGTGGGTCTGCCGCTCCGTCTGCCGGGAGCAACAGGCACGCCCTGGAATCCCATTGCCATTTTCTGA
- a CDS encoding RidA family protein yields MKRAYPAHHAVPISKAMRAGDFVFTSAYGPWVFDPLDLVFDDNGVPVGDGTGNENMPFEEQVHKTFGFIQEALATEKCTLEDVVKCECWLTDARNFVPFNAIYKTYFKKDPPVRSVFPMRFMFTCKIEMQVIAHKPISG; encoded by the coding sequence GTGAAACGTGCATATCCTGCCCATCACGCTGTTCCGATTTCAAAGGCCATGCGGGCCGGTGACTTCGTGTTCACGTCAGCCTACGGACCGTGGGTGTTCGATCCGCTGGACCTTGTGTTCGATGACAATGGCGTGCCCGTGGGCGATGGCACGGGCAACGAGAACATGCCGTTCGAGGAGCAGGTCCACAAGACCTTCGGATTCATCCAGGAGGCGCTGGCCACGGAGAAGTGCACACTCGAAGACGTGGTGAAATGCGAATGCTGGCTCACCGACGCGCGAAATTTCGTGCCCTTCAACGCCATCTACAAAACCTATTTCAAGAAGGACCCGCCGGTGCGTTCGGTCTTCCCGATGCGCTTCATGTTCACCTGCAAGATCGAGATGCAGGTGATCGCGCACAAGCCCATCTCGGGGTGA
- a CDS encoding FCD domain-containing protein yields MNMPNMPVGRRKRSHEIAELIEGSISAGEFEVGSKLPSEKDLAERFGVGRPSVREALFLLQQQGFVQITSGARAEVTAPNAQFLTNQLAGLVKRIASRGGGQGHLEKARLLFEAGVAWQAAQCATDEDIKRLKLALDNNAAAIGDTAEFIRTDVAFHYELTVITRNPVFSAIHDILVQWLIDQRTTTIHMPDADRLSIRDHTAVYEAVAQHDPMRAFHEMTSHLRLISQLYKESKRLHDEIMRNVAKDVAARVDRENEAMWSSLRVDRASADKSGKKRKPEP; encoded by the coding sequence ATGAATATGCCAAATATGCCGGTCGGCCGTCGCAAGCGCTCCCACGAGATCGCCGAACTCATCGAGGGTTCGATTTCTGCCGGCGAATTCGAGGTCGGAAGCAAGCTGCCATCGGAGAAGGACCTCGCGGAACGCTTCGGTGTCGGCAGGCCTTCCGTGCGGGAAGCACTGTTCCTCCTGCAGCAGCAGGGTTTTGTGCAGATCACCAGTGGTGCGCGCGCCGAAGTGACCGCCCCCAACGCCCAGTTCCTTACCAACCAGCTCGCCGGCCTCGTGAAGCGCATCGCCTCGCGCGGCGGCGGCCAGGGCCACCTTGAAAAGGCGCGCCTCCTCTTCGAAGCTGGCGTCGCCTGGCAGGCCGCGCAATGCGCCACCGACGAGGACATCAAGCGCCTCAAGCTCGCACTCGACAACAATGCGGCAGCCATCGGTGACACCGCGGAATTCATCCGCACCGACGTCGCCTTCCACTATGAACTGACCGTCATCACCCGCAATCCGGTATTCTCCGCCATTCACGATATTCTCGTGCAATGGCTCATCGACCAGCGCACCACCACCATTCACATGCCGGACGCGGACCGCTTGTCCATCCGCGATCACACCGCAGTCTATGAAGCGGTGGCGCAACATGATCCCATGCGCGCCTTCCATGAGATGACATCGCATCTCCGCCTCATCAGCCAGCTCTACAAGGAATCGAAGCGCCTCCACGATGAAATCATGCGCAACGTCGCAAAGGATGTGGCGGCGCGCGTGGACCGTGAGAACGAGGCCATGTGGAGCAGCCTGCGCGTCGACCGCGCCTCTGCCGACAAGTCCGGCAAGAAACGAAAGCCTGAGCCATGA
- a CDS encoding substrate-binding domain-containing protein translates to MKRILLCAMALAAGLAAPARSESPTGLNVSIGDASRADQEYVWISNASNLPLFVERVYPGLEAARKAFNVKVRIAGPTSVDLAAFITTVDAECTKNPAGVIVVGGWDDALASEVDKCIDKKVPTIVTDGDLANSKRLTYLGTNWYNLGYQHGLYQCQYHKEAGLAAGEVGTISFLAASNFMAARQGLRDALAKTCPDVKVVADEESGTNVEQVAANTAAIIQGHPNLTGMVGFDSEAGPGIVRAVTESGKAGKIIVTSNEAGRDFMNSIKDGTVKMINMEKYETMDFFAISYLYTFKNDIIRNLGMDQWLQNPLPAIGDSGLIFVTKDNVDTILAATDPAAASNNTPKGLDVPIGDASRSDQEYVWISNASNLPLFVERVYPGLESARKALNVKVRIAGPTSVDLAAFITTVDAECTKNPAGIIIVGGWDDALASEVDKCIDKKVPTVVTDGDLAASKRLTYLGTNWYNLGYQHGEYQCRYHKDAGLASGEIGTISYLAASNFIAARQGLRDSLAKNCPEIKVVADEESGTNVEQVAANTAAIIQGHPNLTGMVGFDSEAGPGIVRAVTESGKAGKIIVTSNEAGRDFMNSIKDGTVKMINMEKYETMDFFAVLYLYTFKNDIIRNLGMDQWLQNPLPAIGDSGLIFVTQDNVDTILAATAPAP, encoded by the coding sequence ATGAAGAGAATTCTGCTGTGCGCGATGGCGCTCGCTGCCGGGCTTGCAGCCCCTGCCCGGTCCGAGTCACCCACCGGGTTGAACGTCTCCATCGGGGACGCCAGCCGCGCCGACCAGGAATATGTCTGGATCAGCAACGCTTCAAACCTGCCGCTGTTCGTGGAGCGGGTCTATCCCGGCCTCGAAGCCGCGCGGAAGGCGTTCAACGTGAAGGTGAGGATTGCGGGCCCGACATCGGTTGATCTCGCCGCCTTCATCACCACGGTTGACGCCGAATGCACCAAGAACCCTGCAGGCGTGATCGTGGTCGGCGGATGGGACGACGCGCTTGCCTCCGAAGTCGACAAGTGCATCGACAAGAAGGTACCGACCATCGTCACGGATGGCGACCTCGCCAATTCGAAGCGCCTCACCTATCTCGGCACCAACTGGTACAACCTCGGCTACCAGCACGGTCTGTACCAGTGCCAGTATCACAAGGAAGCGGGCCTTGCGGCGGGTGAAGTCGGCACCATCTCTTTTCTCGCCGCCAGCAATTTCATGGCCGCGCGCCAGGGCCTGCGCGATGCGCTGGCCAAGACCTGCCCCGACGTGAAAGTCGTGGCCGATGAGGAGTCGGGCACGAACGTGGAACAGGTTGCGGCCAACACGGCTGCCATCATCCAGGGCCACCCGAACCTCACGGGCATGGTGGGCTTTGACTCGGAAGCTGGCCCCGGCATCGTTCGCGCGGTGACGGAATCCGGCAAGGCAGGCAAGATCATCGTCACGTCCAACGAGGCAGGACGCGATTTCATGAATTCCATCAAGGATGGAACCGTGAAGATGATCAACATGGAAAAATACGAGACGATGGATTTCTTCGCGATCTCGTATCTCTACACCTTCAAGAACGACATCATCCGCAACCTCGGCATGGACCAGTGGCTGCAGAATCCGCTGCCTGCAATTGGTGACTCAGGCCTGATCTTCGTCACCAAGGACAATGTCGATACGATCCTCGCGGCGACCGATCCTGCCGCTGCGTCGAACAACACGCCCAAGGGACTGGATGTGCCTATCGGCGATGCGAGCCGCTCCGATCAGGAATATGTCTGGATCAGCAACGCGTCCAACCTGCCGCTGTTCGTGGAGCGGGTCTATCCCGGCCTTGAATCGGCACGCAAGGCGCTGAACGTGAAGGTGAGGATTGCAGGCCCGACGTCGGTCGATCTCGCGGCCTTCATCACCACGGTTGACGCCGAATGCACCAAGAACCCTGCCGGTATCATCATTGTCGGCGGCTGGGATGATGCGCTTGCCTCGGAAGTGGACAAGTGCATCGACAAGAAGGTGCCGACTGTCGTGACCGATGGCGATCTCGCCGCCTCGAAGCGCCTCACCTATCTCGGCACCAACTGGTACAACCTCGGCTACCAGCACGGCGAATATCAGTGCCGCTACCACAAGGATGCCGGCCTCGCCTCGGGTGAGATCGGCACAATCTCCTACCTCGCGGCCAGCAACTTCATCGCCGCGCGCCAGGGCTTGCGTGACTCGCTCGCCAAGAACTGCCCGGAGATCAAGGTGGTGGCCGATGAAGAATCCGGCACCAACGTGGAACAGGTGGCGGCCAACACGGCCGCCATCATCCAGGGCCACCCCAACCTCACGGGTATGGTGGGCTTTGACTCCGAAGCCGGCCCCGGCATCGTCCGCGCGGTGACGGAGTCCGGCAAGGCGGGCAAGATCATCGTCACCTCCAACGAGGCGGGCCGCGACTTCATGAATTCCATCAAGGATGGAACCGTAAAGATGATCAACATGGAGAAGTACGAGACCATGGACTTCTTCGCGGTGCTCTATCTCTACACCTTCAAGAACGACATCATCCGCAACCTCGGCATGGACCAGTGGCTGCAAAATCCGCTGCCTGCAATTGGTGACTCCGGCCTGATCTTCGTCACGCAGGACAATGTCGACACGATCCTCGCGGCCACGGCGCCTGCGCCATGA
- a CDS encoding sugar ABC transporter ATP-binding protein, which translates to MSRLVIKNVVKTFPGVKAVDGVSLDIAPGEIHALIGENGAGKSTLMHLVAGVYAPDSGSIALDGEALTGRSEQAMADAGIAMVFQERSLVGALSVAENIYAGRQPANRFGIISKKPMLDGAARILADLEVDIDPRTSVDQLSPGQQQMVEIAKGLSHELKLIILDEPTSSLTIGEARHLFRVVRRLAGQGISVIYVSHRMAEIFEISQRITVLRDGRVTGVRKTSEVKAAELISLMVGRELSFEPDKQRAPKDAAMALEVENLTAPRVHGASFNLRYGEILCLAGLLGAGRTETCEAVFGARPITSGTIRVNGVEIRPRSPRDAMAAGISMLPEDRKDGGLFMDFSIVKNMAAANLEAYTHRGLLSEAETRAMAQHYVEALRIATPGIDREVRSLSGGNQQKVLLAKWLAREPRILIVDEPTRGVDVGSKADIYRILRSLAAGGMAILVVSSDLPEVLALAHRIAVMADGRVVGELDAAGATEVKILELAASTDHMAGQAA; encoded by the coding sequence ATGTCGCGATTGGTCATCAAGAATGTTGTGAAGACGTTTCCCGGCGTCAAAGCGGTGGATGGCGTGTCGTTGGACATCGCCCCGGGTGAAATTCACGCATTGATCGGCGAGAACGGCGCGGGGAAATCCACGCTGATGCATCTGGTGGCCGGCGTTTACGCGCCCGACAGCGGCTCGATCGCACTGGATGGCGAAGCGCTCACTGGCCGCAGCGAACAGGCCATGGCCGATGCCGGGATTGCCATGGTCTTCCAGGAGCGCAGCCTTGTCGGTGCCCTGAGCGTGGCCGAGAACATCTACGCAGGCCGACAGCCGGCGAACCGCTTCGGCATCATCAGCAAGAAACCGATGCTCGACGGTGCGGCACGCATTCTCGCCGACCTTGAGGTGGACATCGATCCGCGCACATCGGTGGACCAGCTCTCTCCCGGCCAGCAGCAGATGGTGGAGATTGCCAAGGGCCTTTCGCACGAACTCAAGCTCATCATCCTCGATGAACCCACATCATCGCTCACGATCGGCGAAGCGCGGCATCTGTTCCGTGTGGTGCGGCGCCTGGCGGGGCAAGGCATCTCGGTTATCTACGTATCGCACCGCATGGCGGAAATCTTCGAGATTTCGCAGCGCATCACGGTGCTGCGCGACGGCCGCGTCACCGGCGTGCGCAAGACGTCGGAGGTCAAAGCGGCGGAACTCATTTCGCTGATGGTGGGGCGTGAACTCTCGTTCGAGCCCGACAAGCAGCGGGCGCCGAAGGATGCGGCGATGGCGCTTGAGGTGGAGAACCTCACGGCACCGCGCGTGCATGGTGCGAGCTTCAACCTGCGCTACGGCGAAATCCTCTGCCTTGCGGGGTTGCTGGGCGCTGGACGTACGGAAACCTGCGAGGCGGTGTTCGGTGCGCGGCCCATCACCTCCGGCACCATCCGCGTCAACGGCGTGGAGATCCGCCCGCGCTCGCCGCGCGATGCAATGGCGGCCGGCATTTCCATGTTGCCGGAGGACCGCAAGGACGGCGGCCTCTTCATGGATTTCAGCATCGTGAAGAACATGGCCGCAGCCAATCTCGAAGCCTACACGCACAGAGGCCTGTTGTCGGAAGCCGAAACACGAGCCATGGCGCAGCACTACGTTGAGGCGTTGCGCATCGCCACGCCGGGCATTGACCGCGAGGTGCGTTCGCTCTCCGGCGGCAACCAGCAGAAGGTGCTGCTGGCGAAATGGCTGGCACGGGAGCCCCGCATCCTCATCGTCGATGAACCCACGCGCGGCGTCGATGTGGGGTCAAAGGCCGACATCTATCGCATCCTCCGCTCACTCGCGGCCGGGGGAATGGCCATTCTGGTGGTCTCCTCCGACCTGCCGGAAGTGCTGGCACTGGCGCACCGCATCGCCGTGATGGCGGATGGCCGCGTCGTCGGCGAACTGGATGCCGCGGGGGCAACGGAAGTGAAGATTCTTGAACTCGCCGCATCAACCGATCACATGGCAGGACAAGCCGCATGA
- a CDS encoding SDR family oxidoreductase — protein MKRFAGKVALVTGATTGIGQATAVRLASEGAVVAVNRKPGLDATETLAMVKAAGGEAFDIEADMRDPAAVKAMVQEAARRGGRLDYVVSNAAINPFMPWDATDIEDFNELFEVNVRGSWVVCTEGARQMIAEKHGGAIVMISSISAHVGSPTQVAYCGTKGAITMLGKALGSVLGNHGIRVNVVEPGAVRTNMSAPMFEMPDVVKYYEDRIALHRVAEPSELAATVAFLLSDDASYVTSASLLVDAGFIVNAEL, from the coding sequence ATGAAACGCTTCGCTGGAAAAGTCGCACTCGTCACCGGCGCCACCACCGGGATCGGGCAAGCGACTGCTGTTCGCCTCGCCTCAGAAGGTGCCGTTGTCGCCGTCAACCGAAAACCCGGCCTTGATGCCACGGAGACGTTGGCGATGGTGAAGGCGGCAGGTGGCGAGGCTTTCGACATCGAGGCCGACATGCGCGACCCCGCTGCGGTGAAGGCGATGGTGCAGGAAGCCGCGCGGCGCGGAGGCCGGCTGGATTATGTCGTATCGAATGCCGCCATCAATCCCTTCATGCCGTGGGACGCAACCGACATCGAAGACTTCAATGAACTGTTCGAGGTCAATGTGCGGGGCAGCTGGGTTGTTTGCACGGAAGGCGCGCGCCAGATGATCGCGGAGAAGCATGGCGGCGCCATCGTGATGATCTCGTCCATCTCGGCGCATGTGGGCTCACCCACACAGGTTGCCTATTGCGGCACCAAGGGCGCCATCACCATGCTGGGGAAGGCGTTGGGGTCGGTGTTGGGCAACCATGGCATCCGCGTCAATGTCGTGGAACCGGGGGCGGTGCGCACCAACATGAGTGCGCCCATGTTCGAAATGCCTGACGTGGTGAAATATTACGAAGACCGGATAGCACTGCACCGCGTGGCCGAGCCATCCGAGCTTGCGGCAACGGTGGCCTTCCTTCTTTCGGATGATGCGAGCTACGTGACGTCGGCTTCGCTGCTCGTCGATGCGGGCTTCATCGTCAACGCCGAACTATAG
- a CDS encoding PhzF family phenazine biosynthesis protein, giving the protein MRAALHQVVTFADHVFHGNPAYVAVFDGQPRHPMMEEVCKVVGADVLAVIENPADARPRLSFFTDTGPHPGAGHATQAAAHVALNWNGRARTSVSFLLPDGAARDARRGEHGVAVDWPLMAYASTDQAGAIAAAIGRTPLACFDSAFGYIAILADEQDVASLKPDLARITTFERTAMIVTAPAKGPDVVIRVFAPRVGLPEDPVCGTAHRIIIPYWAERLGKSVIHSRHLSPRGGDLWCQAHGNSVTIAGPTVTSFEATLFLPT; this is encoded by the coding sequence GTGCGGGCGGCGCTTCATCAGGTGGTGACGTTCGCGGACCATGTCTTCCATGGCAATCCGGCCTACGTCGCCGTGTTCGACGGGCAGCCGAGACACCCGATGATGGAGGAAGTCTGCAAGGTCGTGGGCGCGGACGTCCTGGCCGTGATCGAGAATCCGGCCGACGCACGGCCCCGTCTCAGCTTCTTCACCGACACAGGCCCTCATCCCGGTGCGGGACATGCCACGCAGGCCGCAGCGCATGTGGCATTGAACTGGAACGGGCGGGCGCGCACGTCGGTGTCGTTCCTGCTTCCTGATGGAGCCGCGCGTGATGCGCGGCGAGGGGAACATGGCGTGGCGGTGGATTGGCCGCTCATGGCTTACGCATCAACCGATCAGGCCGGAGCCATTGCAGCGGCGATCGGGCGCACGCCGCTCGCATGTTTTGACTCCGCCTTCGGCTATATCGCCATCCTTGCCGATGAGCAGGACGTCGCCAGTCTCAAGCCTGATCTTGCGCGCATCACAACCTTTGAACGCACGGCGATGATCGTGACAGCCCCGGCCAAGGGACCTGACGTGGTCATCCGGGTATTCGCACCGCGCGTGGGGTTGCCGGAGGATCCTGTGTGCGGCACGGCGCACCGCATCATCATCCCCTATTGGGCCGAGCGGCTGGGAAAGTCCGTTATCCACAGCCGTCATCTGTCCCCCCGCGGCGGCGACCTGTGGTGCCAGGCGCACGGGAATTCCGTGACGATTGCAGGCCCAACCGTCACTTCTTTCGAGGCCACGCTGTTCTTGCCGACATGA